DNA from Pelagibacterium nitratireducens:
AGGTTGAAACGCAAGCCTCGCTTTGAGGCAGGAGTTTTGGTTTCCGCGAAACCGGGATGACTGCCTTCTGACTATCAGTTTTGCTCGGACATTTGTTCTTGGTAAGCGCGTGCGCGTTCTGGCCAAGTGCTTTTGATGTAGTCGAGAATTGCCTCGATCTCGTCGTCAGTGAGCAGGTCCCCGAACGCCGGCATGTCGCTTTCATAATTTCCACCAACAATTGCTGCCACGCCATCATGAGTGATGCGAAAAAGTTGCTCGTCGCTGTGATGCCAGGTGTGACCTGTCTCATCATGGGGAGGAGCCGGCATGCGACCGTTAGGCAGACGCTCGCGCCATTGGGGCTGGCCCTCGAGCGTTTCACCGTGACAAGCAGCGCAATTGTCGAGATACAGCTGCCGACCTTCGGTCGAATTCTCGACGGCATGCGAGAGGGTTCCGCCGGTCGCGATGGAGACCGCAAGAATGGCCAAGAGAATACTCACCGATGCGGTTATGACCGCTATTGGAGCCATGGTGGAATTTTTCATTTCTAGGGTTGTGCGCCGGAAAGCATGGCGATGTCGACCAATCTATCCGCAATTTTAGTCATCTTAGGGCGTGCATGAATTTTTGGCGACCTTCTTGATGTTTTCCGTAACTTACGTATAATTCCCGTGGGAGAGGAAGGCGTCATGCAAAAAGTTCCGGCAGCCGAGATCGCGAAGAACTTCGGAGAGTGGCACGATCGTGCCTTGAACGAGCCGGTCTTCGTAACTCGATATGGACGCGAAAGCGTAGTGATCGTTTCTGCACAATTGTATGGTGACCTCGTCTCGACAAACGATATTGCCAAGAGAGACGAGAGGAAGCGCACGCCTCTCTTTTCACCTCATCAGATTCTTCAAGCGTACTCTCGCGGTCACATCGGGTCTGATGAGGCTGCCACGCGACTTGGCCTGGGCGGCTATCGAGACCTTGCTGTCGCCCTGGAGGATGCCGGTCTTCCCCTTCCGGGCACCGACGAAAATCGCATTAAAAGGGAAGCGATCGGCGCGGCGAAACTTTTGGCCCCTTATCTTCTAAGGGACAACGATGCTTAGGCTGGTCCTCCCCGACGCAGGGCCCCTAATCAGTTTGGGGCTGATTGACCGACTGGATCTTCTTGATCGCTTCGACTGTGCAATCGTGGTCACGGATATGGTTCGGTACGAACTTGAGCGTGGTGGGGAAGGTGCTCCGGACAAGCCAGCACTGGATCGGTGGTTCTCAAAGGCGGGCAATCGCATCCAGTCCATCGAAACAACGTATGGGCTCATGTATCAGGCTTTGCCACCGGATGTTCAGCGTCGCATCCGGCTGACGACCGACGCCGGTGAAAACTCCATCAGGGAATTTTCCGATCACGTCCGACACACTCTGTCTCGGGGGGATCAGATATTGATCCTCTACGAGGACGGCAAGGTGCCGACCAAAGATTTCGGGCCACAGGCCCACCTCGTCCACACCTTCGCCTTCTTGTTGGCGCTGGAGAATATGGGCGTCATACAATCTGCTGACGCGTTGCGAGAAGCAATCCATCATAAACGCCGAAATCTTGCACGCGATCTCTTTGAGCGACCGGCAGCGGATGCTGGAGACGAGAGTTGGACGCAAGCCTACGATACGCAGCCAGGTGGTTCGCAAATGTGAGTCGATGCTGAACCCAAGCAAGGCTCAGTCTCAATCCCGCGGCGATGGGAAAGTCTCTTCAGTGAACGCTGCCAGACGATAACTCAAAAGGCCGACCCATTCGTGGGCCGCCAGGTCGGTTGTTGAGAGCCCGTTCGACGCCGTTCCAGGCCAGGTGCCGCCTGCGGATTTGGTCCGGTAATCGACCGGGTAGGGTACAACCGTCAGGTTCGTGGTCCTGAAGCAAGCAACAGCGCGTGGCATGTGACTGGCCGAGGTCACAAGAACCCAGGTGCCGGACGCGCGCCCAGCAAGAGCGGCGGCCGTTTCTCGGGCATTCTCGCACGTGTTGCGGGATAGTTCTTCCATGGTGAGGCGTTCGGCGGCAACCCCAGAACTGATCAAGGCGTGTCGCGCCAGTTCGGACTCGGTGAGGCTACCATCGTTCGACTGGTGTCCTCCACCGCCGGAAAGAAAGATCTGGGCCTCGGGATAGCGCGCTGCGAGCATGCGGGTCTCAACAATGCGCTCGCCGGCTTCATTGAGAACGAGTGTTTTCCGGTCGAAAGAAATGTGCGTGTCGACAGCACCACCCAGCATGATGACGCCTGCAACTTCGTCGGGTAGTGCAGTCCTGGGAAATCTGTTTTCCAATACGCCCAATGCGAACGGGCCAAGAGGTGACCAAGCCGCAAGGGCCAATCCCAAAATCGAAACGATCCCGAATGCGGCAGCCAGTTTCCGGATCTTCATGACCCAAAGCGCCAGCGCCGCCAAAAGGGCCAGCAACAAAACGTTGGACGGCGTGAGAAAGAAGTCGAGAATTTGCGAAAGGGCAAAGAACACCGGAAACCTCCCTTGGTTTCGCCACCTAACACTGGCGGCATCAACAAAGGATTGACGTGAATAGGACTTGACCTTCCCAGCATTGGAAGGAGCACCATACCGTTCGTTTGTCTCACCCGCGATCAGTGCTCGTGGCCGAAAACATGTAGGGCTTTTGCAAGAGCGAAGAGGAATTGGAATGGATCAGCATCAACAACACCGTCATGCCCATGGCACTGCCGCGACCGAAGACACCACGGGACGCGACAAGCATGCGGGGCATTCGGTGGCAATGTTTCGTGACAAATTCTGGCTCTCACTGGCCCTAACAGTTCCGACGGTGTTTTGGGAGCCGATGATCCAGGAATGGTTCGGGTATACGGCGCCACGGTTTCCAGGATCCGAATTCATTCCCGCCCTTTTTGGGACGGTTGTCTTCATCTACGGGGGGTGGGTGTTTCTGAACAGTGCAATCGGTGAGCTCAAGGCGCGGCTCCCGGGCATGATGACGCTGATCTCGCTGGCCATCTCCGTTGCGTTTGTCTACAGCGTTGCCGTCTTGCTCGGGTTCGACGGTCACCCGCTGTGGTGGGAGCTGGCCACATTGGTGACCATCATGCTGCTGGGACACTGGATCGAGATGCGCTCGATTTCCCAGGCGCAAGGCGCACTCAACGAACTGGCGAAGTTATTGCCCG
Protein-coding regions in this window:
- a CDS encoding c-type cytochrome; translated protein: MKNSTMAPIAVITASVSILLAILAVSIATGGTLSHAVENSTEGRQLYLDNCAACHGETLEGQPQWRERLPNGRMPAPPHDETGHTWHHSDEQLFRITHDGVAAIVGGNYESDMPAFGDLLTDDEIEAILDYIKSTWPERARAYQEQMSEQN
- a CDS encoding YdcF family protein; protein product: MFFALSQILDFFLTPSNVLLLALLAALALWVMKIRKLAAAFGIVSILGLALAAWSPLGPFALGVLENRFPRTALPDEVAGVIMLGGAVDTHISFDRKTLVLNEAGERIVETRMLAARYPEAQIFLSGGGGHQSNDGSLTESELARHALISSGVAAERLTMEELSRNTCENARETAAALAGRASGTWVLVTSASHMPRAVACFRTTNLTVVPYPVDYRTKSAGGTWPGTASNGLSTTDLAAHEWVGLLSYRLAAFTEETFPSPRD